In the genome of Cupriavidus malaysiensis, one region contains:
- a CDS encoding MBL fold metallo-hydrolase yields the protein MSASCFPSQQAGDFTITAISDGYLTASLDFLSNIDSAEASRMQRDAGQKEPSAVHINCYVVRGAGRTVLIDGGAGGIKQWGGRLQANLSLAGIEPATIDAILLTHAHPDHVGGLVDTAGHMAFPNAELVAHRQEIKFWRDDGNLARASERARGNFAIARQVFDAYSGRLRTFDAGEVLPGIRAMPLPGHTDGHTGYLLESRDQGVLVWGDIVHFPHIQIERPDVSIAFDQEPSLAASTRSRLLDVVSSEGLLIAGMHLGEPGFARIQRSGRLYGLHYETAA from the coding sequence ATGTCCGCATCCTGCTTTCCGAGTCAGCAAGCCGGTGACTTCACGATTACCGCCATCAGCGACGGCTATCTCACCGCCAGCCTTGACTTCCTTTCCAATATCGACAGCGCCGAGGCGTCCAGAATGCAGCGCGATGCAGGACAGAAGGAACCCTCTGCTGTGCATATCAACTGCTACGTGGTGCGCGGAGCGGGCCGCACGGTGCTGATCGACGGCGGGGCTGGCGGGATCAAGCAATGGGGCGGCCGACTGCAGGCCAATCTATCGCTTGCCGGCATCGAACCTGCCACCATCGACGCCATCCTGCTCACTCACGCCCACCCCGATCATGTCGGCGGGCTGGTGGATACGGCCGGACACATGGCCTTTCCAAACGCGGAGCTTGTCGCGCATCGGCAGGAAATCAAGTTCTGGCGGGATGACGGAAACCTGGCTCGCGCCAGTGAGCGGGCCCGCGGCAACTTCGCGATAGCGCGCCAGGTGTTCGACGCCTACAGCGGCCGACTCCGTACGTTCGATGCGGGCGAAGTGCTGCCCGGTATCAGGGCGATGCCGCTACCGGGGCACACAGACGGACACACCGGGTATCTCCTCGAATCGCGTGACCAGGGTGTGCTCGTCTGGGGGGATATCGTTCATTTCCCTCACATCCAGATTGAACGGCCAGACGTATCGATTGCATTCGATCAGGAGCCGTCCCTGGCGGCCTCCACCCGATCGCGGCTTCTGGACGTGGTCAGTTCGGAAGGGCTCTTGATCGCCGGTATGCACTTGGGCGAGCCGGGTTTCGCGCGGATACAGCGATCCGGACGGCTGTACGGCCTCCATTATGAGACCGCAGCATGA
- a CDS encoding LysR substrate-binding domain-containing protein has protein sequence MRRKIPSSSALQAFEAAARHGSFARAAEELARTEGAISRQIGRLEEFLGVALFERIGNRVRLAPNGTRYAAQVRETLDRLERDSLYLMGQPSEGASIDIAAVPTFATRWLIPRLKRFQAAHPNITVHIAERLEPFLLAGSGFDAAIHFEHPAWAGMHRHHLLEEVLVPVCSPAFLADAGAGTSLDALPRLHRRQNPDAWQVYAQESGIVLTNPAVGPRYDLHSMLIEAALAGLGVALVPRLYIGAELEQGRLVAPWPDGKAITKDFCLVLPEPIELCETPLQAFAKWLLEEARGMTPRGSASALRP, from the coding sequence ATGCGACGCAAGATTCCAAGCAGTTCCGCGCTCCAGGCTTTCGAGGCGGCGGCTCGGCACGGCAGCTTCGCCCGCGCCGCCGAGGAGTTGGCACGCACCGAGGGCGCCATCAGCCGTCAGATCGGTCGCTTGGAGGAGTTCCTGGGCGTCGCATTGTTCGAGCGGATTGGCAATCGGGTACGGCTTGCACCCAACGGCACGCGCTACGCGGCGCAGGTTCGTGAAACCCTGGATCGGCTGGAGCGGGACTCCCTGTATCTGATGGGGCAGCCCAGCGAGGGGGCGAGCATCGATATCGCCGCCGTTCCGACCTTCGCTACCCGTTGGCTGATCCCGCGGCTGAAGCGTTTCCAGGCGGCGCATCCGAACATCACCGTGCATATCGCCGAACGTCTGGAACCCTTCCTTCTTGCCGGCAGCGGTTTCGACGCGGCCATTCATTTCGAGCATCCGGCATGGGCGGGCATGCATCGCCATCACCTGCTGGAGGAGGTGCTCGTGCCCGTCTGCAGCCCGGCGTTCCTCGCAGACGCGGGCGCCGGCACGTCGCTGGACGCGCTGCCACGGCTTCACCGGCGGCAGAATCCGGACGCCTGGCAGGTTTATGCGCAGGAGTCAGGGATCGTGCTCACCAATCCGGCAGTTGGCCCGCGCTACGATCTCCATTCCATGCTGATCGAGGCGGCCCTGGCCGGCCTGGGGGTCGCATTGGTGCCGCGTCTTTACATTGGGGCGGAGCTGGAACAAGGCCGTTTGGTCGCGCCCTGGCCAGACGGCAAAGCGATCACCAAGGACTTCTGCCTCGTTCTTCCCGAACCGATCGAACTGTGCGAGACGCCCTTGCAGGCGTTCGCGAAATGGCTTCTCGAAGAAGCCCGGGGCATGACGCCTCGAGGCAGCGCCAGCGCCTTGCGCCCATGA
- a CDS encoding helix-turn-helix transcriptional regulator: protein MHQAHPSNDPLPPLHHSGEKRAAIRNYTMATRAQSAYFGIHNQSNCLPNPVAHRHEYFQIYVNLRGETTHYIGDQQRSIRPGTVSFVLPFVVHYIPNQADGQFYVINISKEYLLPSLDLDVFALSDVPLAHAPELAPFRFQHCLDFQFDELDTQSLQALCERMALEAQQSSSDDTASSLLIRSHLLNLIGMVWRRHGDKIRACEANGRHLQPYKQSVLRCMRYITDNLAGELTLGDAAQVSHVSATHLAHLLKNETGKTFLELVTERRIERAKSLLVFTSASAAEIGQSTGFGEPNNFARRFRQIVGSTPLAFRRQFQNVGARTWVE from the coding sequence ATGCACCAGGCGCATCCCTCGAACGACCCGCTGCCCCCCCTGCACCACAGCGGCGAAAAGCGCGCGGCCATCCGGAACTACACCATGGCCACCCGGGCGCAGAGCGCCTATTTCGGTATCCACAACCAGAGCAATTGCCTGCCCAATCCGGTAGCGCACCGTCACGAATACTTCCAGATCTACGTCAACCTGCGAGGCGAGACGACCCACTACATCGGGGACCAGCAGCGATCGATTCGCCCCGGCACGGTCAGCTTCGTGCTGCCGTTCGTGGTTCACTACATTCCAAATCAGGCGGACGGCCAGTTCTACGTCATCAACATCAGCAAGGAATACCTGCTGCCGTCGCTTGATCTTGACGTTTTCGCCTTATCGGATGTGCCACTCGCACACGCACCGGAACTCGCCCCCTTCCGCTTCCAGCATTGCCTGGATTTCCAGTTCGATGAGCTGGACACGCAGTCCCTGCAGGCGCTTTGCGAGCGCATGGCACTCGAGGCGCAGCAATCGTCGAGCGACGACACGGCCAGCAGCCTGCTGATCCGCAGCCACCTGCTCAACCTGATCGGCATGGTATGGCGACGCCATGGCGACAAGATCCGTGCTTGCGAGGCCAACGGCCGGCATCTGCAGCCGTACAAGCAATCCGTGCTTCGCTGCATGCGCTATATCACGGACAACCTCGCCGGGGAGTTGACCCTGGGCGATGCAGCCCAGGTCAGCCATGTGTCCGCCACCCATCTGGCCCACCTGCTGAAGAATGAAACCGGGAAGACCTTTCTGGAACTGGTGACGGAAAGACGCATTGAGCGGGCGAAGAGCCTGCTGGTTTTCACATCCGCCTCCGCCGCAGAAATCGGGCAAAGCACGGGGTTCGGCGAGCCGAATAACTTTGCCAGGCGCTTCCGTCAGATCGTAGGGTCGACGCCATTGGCTTTTCGACGCCAATTCCAGAACGTCGGCGCGCGCACCTGGGTTGAGTAG
- a CDS encoding fumarylacetoacetate hydrolase family protein, with the protein MPSASADNIAQSTGLPRVTPTFLDIVGSDQRFQVRRIYCVGRNYLAHIREMGEGDERDPPFFFQKPADAIVTDGRVPYPTFTDDFQFEFELVIAIGSEAVNVSPDAALDHVFGYAAGLDMTRRDRQRECNKRGLPWELGKSFDHSAPCGPIHPAAQVGHLRSGTLSLAVNGTVRQNSLLEKMIWNVHEIVSELSRQYRLLPGDLIFTGTPEGVGAVQRGDRLSGRIEGLAPLQVEIV; encoded by the coding sequence ATGCCTAGTGCCAGTGCAGACAACATCGCGCAGTCGACCGGACTCCCGCGCGTTACCCCGACCTTCCTGGATATTGTCGGCAGTGACCAACGCTTCCAGGTGCGGCGCATCTATTGCGTGGGACGCAATTATCTTGCCCATATCCGGGAGATGGGAGAGGGCGACGAGCGCGACCCGCCATTCTTCTTCCAGAAACCGGCCGATGCCATTGTCACGGATGGGCGTGTCCCTTATCCCACGTTCACCGACGATTTTCAGTTCGAGTTCGAGCTGGTGATCGCCATCGGCAGCGAAGCGGTGAACGTATCGCCCGACGCGGCGCTGGACCATGTCTTCGGCTACGCCGCGGGCCTGGATATGACACGGCGGGACCGCCAGCGCGAATGCAATAAGCGCGGCCTGCCGTGGGAGCTGGGGAAGTCGTTCGACCATTCGGCGCCGTGCGGCCCCATCCATCCCGCGGCGCAGGTCGGCCATCTCCGTTCGGGGACACTCAGCCTTGCGGTGAACGGGACGGTGCGACAGAACTCCCTGCTCGAAAAGATGATCTGGAACGTCCACGAGATCGTCAGCGAGCTGTCCAGGCAATACCGGCTGCTTCCGGGCGACCTGATCTTCACGGGCACACCGGAAGGCGTCGGCGCGGTGCAGCGCGGTGACAGGCTCAGCGGACGCATCGAAGGACTCGCCCCCTTGCAGGTCGAGATTGTCTGA
- a CDS encoding polysaccharide deacetylase family protein — protein MKPLERISYSAISERPALALPGGKRLAVWVIVNVEEWDINETMPRTVLTPPAGGSPMPDIPNWAWHEYGNRVGFWRMLDVIDELGIGATLAINGSAIQAYEPIARAAKARNWEFIGHGFGQRNMQKVPDETIDIAKTTEAIRAYTGKRPRGWLGPGLTETWHTPDILAEQGYEYVCDWVLDDQPVELKTRDGGRIVNVPYTQECNDVAMMLIQHHKASEYRDRAIDQFEQLYADAKHSARVMALVVHPYIMGAPHRLRYFREALAHIRAREDVAFLTGEQILDWYKAARIDR, from the coding sequence ATGAAGCCGCTTGAGCGCATTTCGTATTCAGCCATTTCAGAGCGTCCCGCCTTGGCGTTGCCGGGCGGCAAGCGCCTGGCTGTCTGGGTGATTGTCAATGTCGAGGAGTGGGATATCAACGAGACCATGCCGCGCACGGTGCTGACGCCTCCCGCCGGTGGCTCTCCGATGCCCGATATCCCGAACTGGGCCTGGCACGAGTACGGCAACCGCGTCGGCTTCTGGCGCATGCTGGACGTCATCGACGAACTGGGGATCGGCGCGACGCTGGCCATCAATGGCTCGGCCATCCAGGCGTACGAGCCGATCGCCAGGGCGGCCAAGGCGCGCAACTGGGAGTTCATCGGCCATGGCTTCGGGCAGCGCAATATGCAGAAGGTGCCCGACGAAACGATCGACATCGCGAAGACCACCGAAGCGATCCGTGCCTATACCGGCAAGCGCCCGCGCGGCTGGCTTGGTCCGGGACTCACGGAAACCTGGCACACGCCGGACATCCTGGCAGAGCAAGGCTACGAGTATGTCTGCGACTGGGTGCTCGACGACCAGCCCGTGGAGCTGAAGACGCGCGATGGTGGCCGCATCGTGAACGTGCCCTATACGCAGGAGTGCAATGACGTGGCGATGATGCTGATCCAGCATCACAAGGCCAGCGAGTATCGCGACCGCGCGATCGATCAGTTCGAGCAGCTCTACGCCGACGCGAAGCACTCGGCCCGCGTGATGGCACTGGTCGTGCATCCGTACATCATGGGTGCGCCACACCGCCTGCGCTACTTCCGGGAGGCGCTGGCACACATCCGGGCACGCGAGGACGTCGCCTTCCTGACCGGGGAGCAGATCCTCGATTGGTACAAGGCAGCGCGAATCGACCGATAG
- a CDS encoding MFS transporter codes for MNSATSANPLPGEGRSETPVTALEIGMFLVLLASYALNAMDRQIFPLIAADVRREFGFGLADTGLLSTIFTLGMALAGVPTGYLLARWSRKAVLQLGIAVFSLATLLTAYSSGFGDMIVYRAATGIGEAMQLTVVIAIAASYFARFRATAVGAINFSFGVGAIVGPLLGGHLIGFERNWRLPLIVFGLAGFAAMALIAVAVSQRMTEKAGTIDTRIDTRGATTMWNRNTVLLTGMSVIGGLCIYGYLGMYPTYLREHLHYTPADTGRVMSIFGGGVFASIFGGWLGDRFHPKLVLSLSFAGAGLLGVLLFSGPTGMLVQSVLSFAWGLVVSGVLYVNLAGYHIKSVRASLTNRATGVFVTTLYGAGAFAGYIIGGIAARFGWSAAGFLQITLLSVVGIALAMSLRTDRMSLRVRQP; via the coding sequence GTGAATTCCGCGACATCGGCCAATCCGCTGCCCGGTGAGGGGCGCAGCGAAACGCCCGTCACAGCCCTGGAGATCGGCATGTTTCTCGTGCTGCTCGCCTCTTACGCGCTCAATGCGATGGACCGGCAGATCTTTCCGCTGATCGCCGCGGATGTGCGCAGGGAGTTCGGCTTCGGCCTCGCCGACACCGGCCTGCTCTCGACCATCTTCACGCTCGGCATGGCGCTGGCGGGGGTGCCGACGGGATACCTGCTGGCGCGCTGGTCGCGCAAGGCCGTGCTGCAGCTCGGTATCGCGGTCTTTTCGCTGGCCACGCTGCTGACTGCCTATTCGAGCGGCTTCGGCGACATGATCGTGTACCGCGCTGCCACCGGTATCGGCGAGGCGATGCAACTGACCGTGGTGATCGCCATCGCGGCGAGCTATTTCGCGCGCTTCCGCGCGACTGCGGTCGGTGCCATCAACTTCTCCTTCGGTGTCGGCGCCATCGTGGGGCCGCTGCTCGGCGGGCACCTGATCGGCTTCGAGCGCAACTGGCGCTTGCCGCTGATCGTGTTCGGCCTGGCCGGATTTGCCGCGATGGCGTTGATCGCGGTGGCCGTGAGCCAGCGCATGACCGAGAAGGCCGGCACCATCGACACCCGCATCGACACCCGCGGTGCCACGACGATGTGGAACCGGAACACGGTACTGCTGACCGGGATGAGCGTCATCGGCGGACTGTGCATCTATGGCTACCTCGGCATGTATCCCACCTATCTGCGTGAGCATCTGCACTACACGCCCGCCGACACCGGCCGGGTCATGAGCATTTTCGGAGGCGGGGTGTTCGCCTCCATCTTCGGCGGCTGGCTCGGCGACCGCTTTCATCCCAAACTGGTGCTGTCGCTGAGCTTCGCGGGGGCCGGCTTGCTCGGCGTCCTCCTGTTCTCGGGGCCGACGGGCATGCTGGTCCAATCGGTGCTGTCCTTTGCCTGGGGGCTGGTGGTGAGTGGCGTGCTGTACGTGAACCTGGCCGGATACCACATCAAGTCCGTGCGCGCCTCGCTGACGAACCGCGCGACCGGTGTCTTCGTGACCACACTCTACGGCGCCGGCGCATTCGCGGGTTACATCATCGGCGGCATCGCGGCACGCTTTGGCTGGAGCGCGGCCGGCTTCCTGCAGATCACCTTGCTATCGGTGGTCGGGATCGCTCTCGCCATGTCTCTGCGGACCGATCGCATGTCTCTGCGCGTGCGCCAGCCATGA
- a CDS encoding sulfite exporter TauE/SafE family protein, which produces MTPADWVLLGGAATLAGTLNAVAGGGSFLTLPALAMVGVPLVSANATGTAALLPGYVAGAWALRKELSGPMSPSLLRMGVLSVLGGAAGAALLLSTSNSAFGRIVPWLLLAATLLFACGPRLLRRGRPAADARRDRGADIGIVAIAIYGGYFNGGLGILLLAALSALGHTDLSRMNGIKNFVSVILTLMAVAIYAASGAIAWTHALWMAAGATAGGYFGGAMARRLPPAVVRGFVVLTGLAMTIAFFIKSH; this is translated from the coding sequence ATGACGCCGGCGGATTGGGTATTGCTCGGAGGCGCCGCGACCCTGGCCGGCACGCTGAATGCCGTGGCAGGCGGCGGCAGCTTCCTGACGCTGCCGGCCTTGGCGATGGTCGGCGTGCCGCTGGTATCTGCCAATGCCACGGGGACTGCCGCGCTCCTGCCCGGCTACGTGGCGGGTGCCTGGGCCCTGCGCAAGGAACTGTCCGGGCCGATGTCGCCCTCGCTGCTTCGCATGGGGGTGTTGTCAGTGCTGGGCGGGGCGGCAGGCGCGGCCTTGCTGTTGTCGACATCGAACAGCGCCTTCGGCCGCATCGTGCCTTGGCTGCTGCTGGCCGCGACCCTTCTCTTTGCCTGCGGGCCAAGGCTCCTGCGCCGAGGGCGCCCCGCGGCGGATGCCCGGCGCGACCGGGGCGCGGACATCGGCATCGTTGCGATCGCGATCTATGGCGGCTATTTCAACGGCGGTCTCGGCATCTTGCTGCTGGCGGCTCTCAGCGCGCTCGGGCATACCGACTTGAGCCGGATGAATGGCATCAAGAACTTCGTCTCCGTGATCCTGACGCTGATGGCCGTCGCCATCTATGCGGCGAGCGGTGCCATCGCCTGGACGCACGCCCTATGGATGGCTGCCGGCGCCACCGCCGGCGGGTATTTCGGCGGCGCGATGGCGCGGCGATTGCCGCCGGCCGTGGTGCGCGGCTTCGTGGTCCTGACGGGGCTGGCCATGACCATTGCCTTCTTTATCAAGTCGCATTGA
- a CDS encoding amidohydrolase family protein yields the protein MRTTRRAFTKAAGAMIALASTGIPSLAAPARAGTPSAAPAVRRGTYLIKNGMVITVDRNQGVLPRADILIRNGVIERIGRGLSVPGAQLIDATDMIVMPGFVNSHYHMWSAIGRSFTARNGGFSYYPAKSATSGLYTPEDFYNSVLLACAELVNGGTTTVHNWSHNTRSPAHADAELRAHQHSLLRARYSYGHIDKLPVDEVNRYHDLARVRREWFGADSPFDGLVHLGLNLRGPQQSTDAVFHEEMKFVKASGLPVAIHAPQESPNNVDAVDYERRGYLGPDFMIAHYIPATTEDLAAMARTKTPLSFATHSELRLSSTGDARAALFAMRAAGLTISLSSDATSIAPPDMFEMMRFTWNLGVPWAGTPSERASAISVQEVIEMATINGAVAMGIGDITGSITEGKRADIILVRAKDLNIWPIGNIETAIVQSGTTSNVDTVLVDGRLIKRHGRLLAYDVNRIVRGAQRSSARILDSAGEILKF from the coding sequence ATGAGAACCACCAGAAGAGCATTCACCAAGGCCGCGGGCGCAATGATCGCCCTGGCAAGCACCGGGATACCCTCGCTCGCCGCTCCGGCGCGGGCGGGCACGCCATCGGCGGCGCCTGCGGTCCGTCGCGGCACCTACCTGATCAAGAATGGGATGGTCATCACGGTAGACCGGAACCAGGGCGTCCTGCCACGGGCGGACATCTTGATCCGGAACGGTGTGATCGAACGGATCGGCCGGGGATTGAGCGTGCCAGGTGCGCAGTTGATCGATGCTACCGACATGATCGTGATGCCCGGCTTCGTCAACTCGCACTACCACATGTGGAGCGCGATCGGACGCAGCTTCACCGCGCGCAACGGTGGCTTTTCCTACTACCCCGCCAAGAGCGCCACGTCAGGCCTGTACACGCCCGAGGACTTCTATAACAGCGTACTTCTCGCGTGCGCCGAACTGGTGAACGGCGGGACCACCACCGTGCACAACTGGTCGCACAATACCCGCTCTCCGGCCCACGCAGACGCCGAGCTGCGCGCGCACCAACACTCGCTGCTGCGCGCACGTTACTCATATGGGCACATCGACAAGCTACCGGTCGACGAGGTCAACCGATACCACGATCTTGCGCGCGTCCGGCGCGAATGGTTCGGTGCCGATTCCCCGTTCGACGGACTGGTTCATCTGGGACTGAACCTGCGCGGCCCGCAGCAAAGTACCGATGCGGTCTTCCACGAGGAAATGAAATTCGTCAAGGCGAGCGGACTTCCCGTAGCCATCCATGCACCGCAGGAGTCCCCCAACAACGTCGATGCCGTCGACTACGAGAGGCGGGGCTACCTCGGCCCGGATTTCATGATCGCGCACTACATCCCCGCGACCACCGAAGACCTGGCGGCGATGGCACGTACGAAGACGCCGCTTTCGTTCGCGACACATTCCGAACTCCGGCTCAGCAGCACGGGCGATGCCCGCGCCGCCCTGTTCGCGATGCGCGCCGCCGGGTTGACCATTTCATTGTCCAGCGACGCGACCTCGATCGCCCCGCCGGATATGTTCGAAATGATGCGTTTCACCTGGAATCTCGGGGTGCCATGGGCCGGCACGCCAAGCGAGCGGGCGTCTGCCATCAGCGTGCAAGAGGTGATCGAAATGGCGACGATCAACGGGGCCGTTGCCATGGGGATCGGCGACATTACCGGATCCATTACCGAGGGCAAGCGCGCGGACATCATCCTGGTGCGGGCCAAGGACCTGAACATCTGGCCGATCGGCAATATCGAAACGGCCATTGTGCAGAGCGGCACCACCAGCAATGTCGACACCGTGCTGGTCGACGGGCGACTGATCAAACGGCACGGACGTCTGCTGGCGTACGACGTGAACCGCATCGTGCGCGGTGCCCAGCGGTCTTCCGCCCGGATCCTGGATTCGGCCGGGGAGATATTGAAGTTCTAG
- a CDS encoding dihydrofolate reductase family protein: protein MARVRVDGFTLSLDGYGAGPDQDIDHPLGIGGTELHQWLVPTRTFQRILFGKDGGTTGIDDDFAARGFQDVGAWILGRNMFGPVRGDWPDTSWKGWWGDRPPYHVPVFVLTHHARPSIEMEGGTTFHFITEGIRAALDRAREAAAGMDVRIGGGPDTIRQYLREGLIDELHIAIAPVLLGRGESLLEGVDLRALGYGCVEFVASEKATHAVLRRQGNTGA, encoded by the coding sequence ATGGCACGCGTTCGCGTTGACGGCTTCACCCTCTCGCTCGACGGCTACGGGGCCGGTCCGGATCAGGACATCGACCATCCGCTCGGCATTGGCGGGACCGAACTGCACCAGTGGCTGGTCCCGACACGCACATTCCAGCGGATCTTGTTCGGCAAGGACGGCGGTACGACCGGGATCGACGATGATTTCGCCGCCCGTGGCTTCCAGGATGTCGGGGCCTGGATTCTTGGAAGGAATATGTTCGGACCCGTTCGCGGGGACTGGCCGGACACCAGCTGGAAAGGCTGGTGGGGAGATCGTCCACCGTATCACGTGCCGGTCTTCGTCTTGACCCATCATGCTCGTCCTTCCATCGAGATGGAGGGCGGCACGACGTTCCACTTCATCACGGAAGGCATCCGCGCAGCGCTGGACCGCGCACGCGAGGCCGCGGCCGGCATGGATGTGCGGATCGGCGGCGGGCCGGACACGATCCGGCAGTATCTGCGCGAGGGCCTCATTGATGAACTGCACATCGCGATCGCGCCGGTCCTGCTCGGCCGGGGAGAATCGCTGCTCGAAGGGGTCGACTTGCGGGCGCTGGGCTACGGATGCGTTGAGTTCGTGGCGTCGGAAAAGGCCACGCATGCCGTGCTGCGGCGCCAGGGGAACACGGGCGCCTGA